The Neurospora crassa OR74A linkage group IV, whole genome shotgun sequence genome has a segment encoding these proteins:
- a CDS encoding metallophosphoesterase domain-containing protein 2, with amino-acid sequence MGITAILQRLHLLRSEEWDPPTPLDHLLTDMQSWPLFIIPIHLHFLRLVITHLYHLFLFLRGHAFHPPSHIPPIRVVCISDTHNYELDLAKIPDGEGGLLIHAGDLTDDGSRESIQRQLDWLGEVRRRKGFERVLVVAGNHDGWLDKEGARQVLFGEGSKGDAELTWPEGVQYLDGMAGEGGENGGVMTIEFEGRAKGRRLNVWGWGGVPRCGGPEHAFQYDRASHPWTNRIPVETDILITHTPPRHHLDLGLGCAGLLAELWRVKPKLHVFGHVHWGAGREAVYYDECQRAYESLMARGADVPFPPAFPSIFSFPASVSALSQSASQNRQEPRSKMQEKQKPTNLVNILMLPVYFGLTLSLYFVKVFERVWMDSMDAARVIWHGITAVVWKWVMQGPGSNNGALLVNASVTYGNTGKVINPVQVVEL; translated from the exons ATGGGCATCACAGCCATTCTCCAacgcctccacctcctccgctcTGAAGAATGGGACCCCCCCACCCCGCTCGACCACCTCCTCACCGATATGCAATCCTGGCCTCTTTTCATCATTCCCATCCACCTCCACTTCCTCCGTCTTGTCATCACTCACCTCTACCatctatttctttttctccgcGGGCACGCCTTCCACCCGCCTTCGCATATCCCGCCTATCCGCGTCGTCTGTATCTCCGACACACATAATTATGAGCTTGACCTAGCTAAGATTCCCGACGGAGAGGGCGGTCTGCTGATTCATGCGGGAGATTTGACGGATGATGGGAGTAGGGAGAGTATCCAGAGGCAGTTGGATTGGTTGGGGGAGGTTAGGAGGCGGAAGGGGTTTGAGAGggtcttggtggtggcggggaATCATGATGGGTGGTTGGATAAGGAAGGGGCGAGGCAGGTGCTGTTTGGGGAGGGAAGTAAAGGGGATGCAGAGTTGACGTGGCCGGAGGGGGTGCAGTATTTGGATGGGATGGCGGGAGAAGGGGGTGAAAATGGAGGTGTCATGACGATTGAGTTTGAGGGGAGGGcaaaggggaggaggttgaatgTTTGGGGGTGGGGAGGGGTGCCGAGGTGTGGAGGACCGGAGCATGC CTTTCAATACGACCGTGCCTCTCACCCTTGGACGAACCGCATCCCCGTCGAAACCGACATCCTCATCACGCACACCCCTCCCCGTCACCACCTtgacctcggcctcggcTGCGCCGGCCTCCTCGCCGAGCTCTGGCGTGTCAAGCCCAAGCTGCACGTGTTTGGCCACGTCCACTGGGGTGCCGGCCGCGAAGCCGTCTACTATGACGAGTGCCAGCGGGCGTACGAGTCGCTCATGGCGCGCGGTGCTGACGTTCCGTTTCCGCCTGCTTTTCCTTCGATTTTCTCGTTTCCCGCCTCTGTTTCAGCTCTTTCTCAATCGGCCTCTCAAAATCGCCAGGAACCTCGTTCAAAGATGcaggagaagcagaagcCGACGAATTTGGTGAATATCTTGATGTTGCCGGTTTATTTCGGGTTGACGTTGAGTTTATACTTTGTGAAGGTGTTTGAGAGAGTTTGGATGGACTCGATGGATGCTGCGAGGGTGATTTGGCATGGGATTACTGCTGTGGTGTGGAAGTGGGTGATGCAGGGGCCGGGATCGAATAATGGGGCACTGTTGGTGAATGCTAGTGTGACTTATGGGAATACGGGCAAGGTGATTAATCCTGTTCAGGTTGTTGAGTTGTGA
- a CDS encoding multispanning membrane protein gives MERTIGAVGLRWAAFFALLVCHQVHAFYIPGWSVKSYKEDEAIPLLVNKVYSDNTQLQYAYYDLPFVCPPTGEHKFGGLLSGQSIPLNLGEVLRGDRIKVSDMELRMKHDSECNFLCNRVITRKELKRARQLVRDGYVVEWIVDNLPGATSFVTVDKTRKYYAAGFKLGYTDLSSGRPRYYLNNHHTIVIRYRKAPGKDGEKGGKVVVGFEVYTKSVGPDVKKNVDGCPANLHDVEQNFELYLAPNKTVELSPGSSYYVEDDDTYDDDAKLTIPYSYSVYFREDTSIEWHRRWDLYFVNQVDGHKIHWLAIVNSLIICGVLTGVVFMVVAKTIRSDIRGYKARSADVEAKRRTKATSATEKVPGLLEQEVGPDSLADVDSDDEALEDITGWKLLHADVFRTPAYSHLLAPLVGSGMQLLFMAIGLVLLSALGIINPSYRGGFVSFGVGLFVFAGLFSGYFSARVYKTFGGQRWRKNMVVTAVLFPGLLFSIVFVLNLFVWAQASSTAIPFGTLIAIIFLWLCVQVPLVYVGSWYGFVRKQGAWEHPTKTSAIPRQIPVQAWYLRGLRTVLLAGLVPFAVIFIELLFVFQSMWQDKSGYYYVFGFLAVVLALLVVTVAEVTVVSIYIQLCAENYHWWWQSFFIGGGSAVWVFMYCVWYYFAKLHITGLLSSMLFFSYSFMACCVYGLLTGTVGFLTAYAFVRRIYGAIKVD, from the exons ATGGAGCGGACCATTGGGGCCGTCGGGCTACGGTGGGCAGCCTTCTTCGCCCTGCTTGTCTGCCACCAGGTCCATGCCTTCTATATCCCAGGCTGGTCCGTCAAGAGCTACAAGGAAGACGAGGCCATCCCACTCCTCGTCAACAAGGTCTACTCGGACAATACGCAGCTTCAGTATGCCTACTACGATCTGCCCTTTGTCTGTCCGCCCACGGGCGAGCACAAGTTCGGCGGACTGTTGAGCGGACAGAGCATCCCGCTCAACCTAGGCGAGGTGTTGCGCGGCGACCGCATCAAGGTGTCCGACATGGAGCTCAGGATGAAGCACGACTCCGAGTGCAACTTTCTCTGCAACCGCGTGATTACCCGCAAGGAGCTGAAGCGGGCGCGCCAGCTCGTCCGCGATGGCTACGTGGTCGAGTGGATTGTCGACAACCTCCCCGGCGCTACCAGCTTCGTGACGGTTGACAAGACACGCAAGTACTATGCTGCGGGTTTCAAGCTGGGTTATACGGATCTCTCGTCCGGTCGTCCCCGCTACTacctcaacaaccaccacacgATCGTGATTCGGTATCGCAAGGCCCCCGGCAAGGATGGGGAGAAGGGAGGCAAGGTCGTGGTTGGATTCGAAGTGTATACCAAGAGCGTTGGTCCGGATGTGAAGAAGAATGTCGACGGGTGCCCGGCGAATCTCCACGACGTAGAGCAAAACTTTGAACTCTACCTGGCGCCTAACAAGACGGTGGAGTTGAGCCCCGGGTCATCATACTAtgtcgaggacgacgacactTATGACGACGATGCGAAGCTCACCATTCCGTACAGTTACTCGGTGTACTTTCGCGAGGATACCTCGATCGAGTGGCACAGAAGATGGGACCTCTACTTTGTCAATCAGGTGGATGGCCACAAGATCCACTGGCTGGCCATCGTCAACTCGCTCATCATCTGCGGCGTCTTGACCGGTGTCGTGTTTATGGTCGTCGCCAAGACCATTCGATCCGACATTCGGGGATACAAGGCTCGATCAGCCGACGTTGAAGCCAAGCGCAGGACCAAGGCCACCTCGGCTACCGAGAAAGTACCGGGGCTTTTGGAACAAGAGGTTGGCCCCGACAGTCTTGCCGACGTCGATTCCGACGACGAAGCCCTCGAGGACATTACTGGCTGGAAGCTCCTTCACGCCGACGTCTTCCGCACGCCCGCCTACAGCCACCTCCTCGCCCCGCTGGTCGGTTCCGGAATGCAACTGCTCTTCATGGCCATCGGACTCGTGCTTCTGAGCGCCCTAGGTATCATCAACCCCAGCTACCGCGGCGGTTTCGTCAGCTTCGGGGTCGGCCTCTTCGTTTTCGCCGGTCTCTTCTCGGGCTACTTCTCGGCGCGCGTGTACAAGACCTTTGGCGGCCAACGCTGGCGCAAGAACATGGTGGTCACCGCCGTCCTCTTTCCGGGTCTCTTGTTCtccatcgtcttcgtcctcaACCTGTTCGTATGGGCCCAGGCCTCCAGCACCGCCATCCCGTTCGGCACCCTGATCGCCATCATTTTCCTGTGGCTCTGCGTCCAGGTGCCCTTGGTTTACGTTGGCTCCTGGTACGGCTTCGTGCGCAAGCAAGGCGCTTGGGAGCACCCGACCAAGACGAGCGCCATCCCGCGCCAGATCCCCGTCCAGGCGTGGTACCTCCGTGGCTTGAGAACGGTGCTGCTGGCGGGCTTGGTCCCGTTTGCCGTCATTTTCATTGAGCTGTTGTTTGTGTTTCAGAGCATGTGGCAGGACAAGAGCGGTTACTATTATGTGTTTGGGTTCCTGGCAGTCGTCCTGGCTCTCCTGGTTGTGACGGTCGCCGAGGTGACGGTGGTGAGCATCTACATCCAGCTGTGTGCCGAGAACTACCACTGGTGGTGGCAGAGCTTTTTCATCGGCGGCGGAAGTGCCGTCTGGGTCTTTATGTACTGCGTCTGGTATTATTTCGCTAAGCTGCACATCACGGGACTGCTGAGCTCAATGCTGTTTTTTAGTTACAGCTTTATGGCGTGCTGTGTGTATGGGCTATTGACGGGCACGGTGGGGTTCTTGACTGCTTATGCTTTTGTCAGGAGGATATACGG CGCCATCAAAGTCGATTAA
- a CDS encoding ubiquitin hydrolase L3, variant 1 codes for MASNEVDPHGGVPAASDRPAFIPLEANPELMTSLLHKLGLSTSLQVHDVYSLTDPDMLAFIPRPALALLMVFPVSAAYESARLAEDSLLEDYSGKGPLEPVLWFRQTIRNACGLMGLLHAAINGPARQLVEEGSTLDKIIKDATPLDPVARARVLETNSELANAHKSAATQGDTEAPAATDEVDLHYVCFVKTEDGGLWELDGRRKGPLKRGELGKDDDVLSQAALTLGPLKFLERGGGDLRFSCVALASSFD; via the coding sequence ATGGCCTCCAATGAAGTTGATCCCCACGGCGGCGTCCCTGCTGCTTCCGATCGTCCGGCCTTCATCCCCCTCGAAGCCAACCCCGAACTCATGACCAGCCTCCTCCATAAGCTCGGTCTCTCGACCTCCCTCCAGGTTCACGACGTCTACTCTCTCACCGACCCAGACATGCTCGCCTTCATCCCGCGCCCTGCCTTGGCCCTGCTGATGGTCTTCCCCGTCTCGGCCGCCTACGAATCGGCTCGCCTCGCTGAGGACTCTCTCCTCGAAGACTACTCAGGCAAGGGTCCCCTAGAGCCTGTTCTCTGGTTTCGCCAGACAATCCGCAACGCCTGCGGTCTGATGGGTCTGCTTCATGCGGCCATCAACGGGCCGGCCCGCCAGCTTGTGGAAGAGGGCTCGACTTTGGACAAAATCATCAAGGATGCGACACCGCTGGATCCCGTTGCGAGGGCAAGAGTGCTGGAAACGAACTCTGAGCTGGCTAATGCCCACAAGAGCGCGGCGACCCAGGGCGATACCGAAGCACCGGCCGCTACAGACGAGGTCGATCTGCACTATGTCTGCTTCGTCAAGACCGAGGATGGAGGCTTGTGGGAGCTAGACGGACGCAGAAAGGGACCGCTGAAGAGGGGTGAACTTGGCAAGGACGATGATGTCCTGAGCCAAGCGGCGTTGACGCTTGGACCGCTCAAGTTCCTAGAGAGAGGGGGCGGCGATTTGAGGTTCAGCTGTGTGGCACTTGCCAGCAGCTTCGATTAG
- a CDS encoding mitochondrial ATP-dependent RNA helicase Suv3 produces MNALLGQAWRCPRSAVLVTRRFRVKSSKPPKKPAPRSSKTASDTSVRSFNDLPADEQLRRRLNDRERAQRRTTPSEPALRQRYDEFYDLTKHRLNHLLWELGQWDPEHREYRAFGLHTQESYYQEISFFKEALKRSFHLASALGMTSRTDNPLFWNLRSAFIKGDAAGLTKELRYALQTFLMRKQFSKSTTELHLRLADLRFPYEWFPATRQLQRTIHLHVGPTNSGKTYNALKALENAKSGIYAGPLRLLAHEIYTRFTAKGKSCALITGEEQRIPEDADMFFRSCTVEMTPLNWKVDVAVIDEIQMIADEHRGWAWTQAVLGCQAKELHLCGEERVVDLIQELCARLGDKCIVHRYQRLNPLLPMEQAVGTDFKNLQKGDAVISFSRVNLHSLKAGIEEATGRKCAIVYGSLPPETRAAQAALFNDPNNEYDFLVASDAIGMGLNLEIKRVVFESAFKFDGMAHRPLTIPEVKQIGGRAGRYRTATDAVRSGKEEETSATSAFSKWGAPGFVTAMDDQDLGVIRKHLQNDAKPIAAAGILPPSHIIERFASLFSPDIPLAFVLSRLREMARLSSSFNMCSFGEHLDISDVLKEFDLSIYDRSVLLTAPVSLREKGQKDILRAFAWSIANLSGGHLLEIPEVDLEALDVDASQLDPQGQKNYLLRLEGLHKAVTLYLWLSYRYRGVFVSQKLAFHVKSLVEEKITNCLEAADYEADKQQRRREMLRRQAQSHSKKEEKLLGAEAEEAPVAESGPGLWDAEGHEEPLYREKREVNAALPVRARRTTESLDSRVSRG; encoded by the exons ATGAACGCGTTGTTAGGGCAGGCCTGGAGATGTCCGCGGAGCGCAGTCCTCGTTACTCGCCGCTTTCGGGTGAAGTCGTCTAAACCACCCAAGAAGCCCGCGCCGCGCAGCTCCAAGACCGCTTCCGACACTTCAGTTAGATCTTTTAAT GACTTGCCAGCTGATGAACAGCTTCGACGACGCCTCAATGACCGGGAAAGGGCACAGCGCAGGACGACGCCCTCGGAGCCGGCGCTGCGGCAGAGATACGACGAGTTCTACGACCTTACAAAGCACCGTCTGAATCATCTGCTATGGGAATTGGGACAATGGGACCCAGAGCACCGGGAATACAGAGCATTCGGACTGCACACTCAAGAGAGCTACTACCAAGagatctccttcttcaaagAGGCTCTGAAGAGGTCCTTTCACCTGGCCAGCGCACTCGGCATGACGTCGCGGACTGATAACCCTCTGTTCTGGAACTTGCGCTCTGCCTTCATCAAGGGGGATGCGGCAGGATTGACCAAGGAGCTTCGTTACGCGCTCCAGACCTTCTTGATGCGCAAGCAGTTCTCCAAGTCCACCACAGAGTTGCACCTACGACTTGCCGATTTGCGCTTCCCTTACGAATGGTTCCCTGCGACTCGTCAACTGCAGCGCACTATCCACCTGCACGTCGGCCCGACGAACTCTGGAAAGACTTACAACGCCTTGAAAGCTCTGGAAAACGCGAAATCGGGCATCTATGCCGGTCCTCTCCGACTGTTGGCGCACGAAATCTACACGCGATTTACTGCAAAGGGCAAATCGTGTGCCCTCATCACAGGCGAGGAACAGAGGATACCGGAAGACGCCGACATGTTCTTCCGAAGTTGTACGGTGGAAATGACGCCCTTGAACTGGAAGGTTGATGTCGCCGTCATTGACGAAATTCAAATGATCGCCGACGAACACCGTGGTTGGGCTTGGACCCAGGCAGTTCTGGGCTGCCAAGCAAAGGAGCTTCATCTCTGTGGCGAGGAAAGAGTGGTTGATCTGATACAGGAACTCTGTGCTCGCTTGGGTGACAAGTGTATTGTGCATCGTTATCAGAGACTGAACCCCTTGCTTCCCATGGAGCAAGCTGTTGGCACCGACTTCAAGAACCTCCAAAAAGGCGACGCTGTCATCTCGTTTTCTCGGGTCAATCTGCATTCTCTGAAAGCTGGTATCGAAGAAGCGACTGGGCGTAAATGTGCCATCGTTTATGGCTCGTTGCCGCCCGAAACCAGAGCGGCACAGGCTGCCTTGTTCAATGACCCGAACAACGAGTACGATTTTCTGGTCGCCAGTGATGCTATTGGCATGGGTCTGAATCTAGAGATTAAGCGCGTCGTCTTCGAATCGGCATTCAAATTCGATGGCATGGCGCATCGTCCCCTGACAATCCCCGAAGTTAAGCAGATTGGCGGTAGGGCTGGTCGTTATAGGACAGCTACTGATGCTGTTCGCTCCggcaaagaagaggagactTCGGCTACGTCTGCCTTTAGCAAGTGGGGAGCGCCGGGCTTCGTCACAGCTATGGATGATCAGGATCTCGGTGTTATCAGAAAACATCTTCAAAACGACGCCAAGCCCATTGCCGCGGCGGGTATCTTGCCGCCATCGCACATCATCGAGCGGTTTGCCTCTTTGTTCTCTCCCGATATTCCACTTGCGTTCGTTCTGTCCAGACTCCGGGAAATGGCACGGCTCTCGAGCTCCTTCAACATGTGCAGCTTTGGCGAGCATCTCGACATCTCCGATGTTCTCAAGGAGTTCGACCTCAGCATATACGACCGATCGGTCTTGCTGACAGCCCCCGTTTCACTCCGGGAAAAAGGTCAAAAAGACATTCTCAGGGCATTCGCTTGGAGTATTGCCAACTTATCCGGAGGTCACTTGCTCGAGATTCCCGAGGTTGATCTGGAGGCGCTCGATGTTGATGCTTCACAGCTTGATCCCCAGGGACAAAAGAACTATCTGCTGCGACTCGAAGGTCTCCATAAAGCTGTCACTTTGTACTTGTGGCTCAGCTATCGGTACCGTGGCGTGTTTGTCAGCCAAAAACTGGCGTTTCACGTCAAATCTCTGGTTGAGGAGAAGATCACAAACTGTCTGGAAGCTGCCGATTACGAGGCAGACAAGCAACAAAGACGTCGTGAGATGCTCAGACGCCAGGCCCAGTCGCAtagcaagaaggaagagaaactCCTTGGCGcagaggctgaggaggctcCTGTCGCTGAGAGCGGTCCCGGTTTGTGGGACGCGGAGGGACACGAGGAGCCGCTGTAtcgggagaagagggaggtcAATGCTGCTCTGCCAGTTCGCGCTCGCAGGACAACTGAGAGCCTCGATAGCCGTGTCTCTCGAGGATAA
- a CDS encoding vesicle-associated membrane protein 712 has product MASSSSSATPLLYSCIAHNTTILAECTTSASSQTSSLASLILPKIDHSTPQKLTYTHGSYHIHYMSESPSDWTSQPSASSAGGLTFLVVADSSLGRRIPFGFLVEVRKRFLAQYPPGPTNDFSDMPNYGTASFNSELKTLMVDYGTTGQGQNDAITNAKREIEDVKGIMTRNIEGLLERGERIDLLVDKTDRLGGSAREFRVRSRGLKRKMWWKNVKLMALLALVVVLIVLSIVIAVKNSLP; this is encoded by the exons atggctTCATCATCGAGTTCAGCAACTCCTCTCCTCTA CTCCTGCATCGCCCACAATACCACCATCCTAGCCGAGTGCACCACCTCCGCCTCGTCCCAGacctcctccctcgcctcGCTGATTCTCCCCAAGATTGACCACTCGACTCCTCAAAAGCTCACCTACACCCATGGCTCCTACCACATCCACTACATGTCCGAGTCGCCCTCGGACTGGACGTCGCAGCCCTCTGCCTCCTCCGCGGGGGGGCTCACCTTCTTGGTCGTAGCCGACTCCTCCCTAGGGCGCCGCATCCCCTTCGGTTTCTTGGTGGAAGTCCGCAAGCGCTTTCTAGCCCAATACCCGCCTGGGCCGACCAACGATTTCTCGGACATGCCCAACTACGGCACGGCCTCGTTCAACTCGGAGCTCAAGACGCTCATGGTCGACTACGGCACCACGGGCCAGGGACAAAACGATGCAATCACCAATGCTAAGCGCGAGATTGAGGATGTGAAGGGCATCATGACTAGGAACATTGAGGGTCTGCTGGAGAGAGGCGAGAGGATTGATCTGTTGGTGGATAAGACGGATAGGTTGGGCGGCAGCGCGCGCGAGTTCCGGGTTAGGAGCAGGGGGCTCAAGCGCAAGATGTGGTGGAAGAACGTGAAGCTGATGGCGCTGTtggcgctggtggtggtgttgattgtGCTGTCGATCGTGATTGCGGTGAAGAACAGCTTGCCATGA
- a CDS encoding oxidoreductase produces the protein MPIPFLASVLMDGWPSWLPGPWTLTKAGSALGAIAITKIYASGATCTAERNMHGRVVMITGGTSGIGAATVYELAKRGAQIILLTHHEHNDAFLVDFIDDMRDRTNNQLIYAEQVDLRSLHSVRKFATKWVDNAPPRRLDTIILCGSTLTPPGKARTETPDGVESTWQVNFLSNFHLLGILSPAIRAQPFDRDVRIIIPTCSAYIRSPSLDKALDKKDWSPGKAYARSKMAMMVFGKAYQKHLDAYKRPDELPMNARVFLVDPGYSRTPGMRRWLTRGTVWGLIVYLFLYVFSWLFLKSARMGAQSILWAVMEGSLVRDKGGKVVKECMVVDCARKDVDDEAIAKKLWESSDKLIEEKEKDAAAKRARAKKREMEKEEEKKERERVEEIEALVNTIKKGKQKDKEKPKSGKKAKNGEKTA, from the coding sequence ATGCCAATTCCCTTCCTCGCCAGCGTCCTCATGGACGGGTGGCCATCATGGCTACCCGGGCCGTGGACTCTCACCAAGGCCGGCAGCGCTCTCGGAGCCATCGCGATCACAAAGATCTACGCCAGTGGCGCGACATGTACGGCTGAACGGAACATGCACGGTCGCGTTGTCATGATCACCGGCGGCACATCAGGAATCGGCGCCGCTACGGTCTACGAGCTTGCCAAGCGAGGCGCCcaaatcatcctcctcacacACCACGAACATAACGACGCCTTTCTCGTCGACTTCATTGATGACATGCGCGACCGCACCAACAACCAGCTTATTTACGCCGAACAAGTTGATCTACGTTCCCTGCACAGCGTCCGAAAATTTGCGACAAAATGGGTTGACAACGCTCCTCCCCGCCGCCTCgacaccatcatcctctGCGGATCGACCCTCACACCGCCCGGAAAGGCGAGGACTGAGACACCGGATGGAGTGGAGAGCACCTGGCAGGTTAACTTCCTCTCCAACTTCCATCTGCTGGGCATCCTCAGTCCCGCGATCCGCGCCCAGCCGTTCGACCGCGACGTGCGCATCATCATCCCGACATGCTCCGCCTACATCCGCTCGCCGTCGTTGGATAAAGCTTTGGATAAGAAGGACTGGTCCCCCGGCAAGGCATACGCGCGGAGTAAGATGGCCATGATGGTGTTTGGCAAGGCCTATCAGAAGCACCTGGACGCATACAAGAGGCCCGATGAGCTTCCGATGAATGCGCGCGTCTTTTTGGTGGATCCTGGATACTCGAGAACGCCTGGCATGCGCCGGTGGCTTACTAGAGGCACCGTATGGGGTCTCATTGTGTACCTTTTCCTTTACGTCTTTTCCTGGCTTTTCCTCAAGAGCGCAAGGATGGGCGCGCAGTCTATCTTGTGGGCGGTTATGGAAGGCAGTCTCGTGCGCGACAAGGGTGGAAAGGTAGTCAAGGAGTGCATGGTGGTCGACTGCGCACGGAAGGATGTGGACGACGAAGCCATTGCGAAAAAGCTGTGGGAATCAAGCGATAAGCTGattgaggagaaggagaaggatgcGGCTGCAAAGCGGGCAAGGGCAAAGAAACGAGaaatggagaaggaggaggagaaaaaggaacgGGAACGTGTTGAGGAGATTGAAGCTTTAGTAAACAcgattaagaaggggaagcAGAAAGACAAGGAAAAGCCCAAGAGTGGGAAGAAGGCGAAAAATGGAGAGAAGACTGCCTAG
- a CDS encoding Yip1 domain-containing protein, which produces MASLGGKDYHHQQPMLDDDDLIDPDDADLNDFDDPLAPSSSRAPLTGTIGSSSSSTAAAGGIGSSSSGGNTQSAWTSRIPGEDRRAPNNTIDETVWETLRRDLLAVWSKMREVLYPRYLFGGTMLESEDGLRGAYANIRNAGLSGAREELTGLASRVMDPESLLQQGNMSPGLRDWDLWGPLIFCLLLSTLLSFRSREQQREIVFSGVFAMVWIGEAVVTAQIKLLGGNISFAQSVCIIGYTLFPLVLAAMLSALSLYWVARIPVYLVLVGWSFAAGISILSGSGVVKNRVGLAVFPLLIFYFALGCLCFIS; this is translated from the exons ATGGCCTCACTGGGTGGTAAAGACTACCACCATCAGCAACCAATGTTGGACGACGATGATCTGATAGATCCTGACGATG CCGACCTAAACGACTTCGACGACCCTCttgccccctcctcctcccgcgcACCCTTAACCGGCACCATCggctcttcgtcctcctccaccgccgccgccggcggcaTCGGCTCGTCCTCTTCCGGAGGGAACACCCAATCAGCCTGGACCTCCCGCATTCCCGGCGAGGACCGTCGTGCgcccaacaacaccatcgaCGAGACGGTCTGGGAGACGCTCCGCCGTGATCTGCTCGCCGTGTGGTCCAAGATGCGCGAGGTGCTGTATCCGCGCTACCTCTTTGGCGGCACCATGCTCGAGTCCGAAGACGGCCTGCGGGGCGCCTACGCCAACATCCGGAACGCCGGCCTGTCGGGCGCCAGGGAGGAGTTGACGGGCTTGGCGAGCAGAGTGATGGACCCCGAGTCTCTGCTGCAGCAGGGGAATATGAGTCCTGGATTGAGGGACTGGGATCTTTGGGGCCCGTTGATCTTCTGTCTGTTGCTGAGTACTCTGCTGAGCTTCAGGAGCAGGGAGCAGCAGAGGGAGATTGTGTTTAGCGGTGTGTTTGCAATGGTGTGGATTGGTGAGGCGGTGGTGACGGCGCAGATCAAGTTGTTGGGTGGGAATAT CTCTTTCGCCCAAAGCGTTTGTATCATCGGATACACCCTTTTCCCTCTCGTCCTGGCTGCCATGCTCTCCGCTCTCTCGCTGTACTGGGTCGCCCGGATTCCGGTGTACCTGGTGCTTGTAGGCTGGTCCTTTGCGGCAGGCATAAGCATTCTCAGTGGAAGCGGCGTTGTTAAGAACCGCGTTGGGTTGGCGGTCTTCCCCCTTCTGATCTTCTATTTTGCTCTGGGGTGTCTGTGCTTCATTAGTTAA